The following are encoded in a window of Primulina eburnea isolate SZY01 chromosome 4, ASM2296580v1, whole genome shotgun sequence genomic DNA:
- the LOC140831209 gene encoding cytochrome P450 86A22-like, whose product MDTSTVLIISAFVAAYFVWFRSITRTLRGSNGPRVWPVLGSLPGLIQNSNRMHEWIAGNLRACGGTYQTCICAIPYLGRKQGLVTVTCDPKNLEHILKVRFDNYPKGPTWQAVFHDLLGQGIFNSDGDTWLFQRKTAALEFTTRTLRQAMARWVSRAIKNRFCPILETAQRSGESVDLQDLLLRLTFDNICGLTFGKDPQTLSPGLPENSFASAFDRATEATLQRFILPEFVWKLKKWVRLGMETSLSRCLGHVDDYLTQVINTRKLELMSQQIGGSPHDDLLSRFMKKKESYTDEFLRNVALNFILAGRDTSSVALSWFFWLVTSSPRVEEKILIELSSVLMETRGSDISKWVEDPLVFEEVDRLIYLKAALSETLRLYPSVPEDSKHVVADDILPDGTFVPAGSSITYSIYSAGRMKFIWGDDCLEFKPERWLSEDGKKFQPKDQFQFVAFNAGPRICLGKDLAYLQMKSIAAAVLLRHQLKVAPGHKVDQKMSLTLFMKDGLKVNVYPRDMAPMLGKISKDCLKMEEPLANGTSHTHLDTINGVD is encoded by the coding sequence ATGGATACATCAACGGTTTTGATAATTTCAGCATTTGTAGCAGCATATTTTGTGTGGTTCAGATCAATCACGAGGACTTTAAGAGGATCCAATGGCCCGAGAGTTTGGCCCGTGTTGGGGAGTCTCCCGGGCTTAATCCAGAACAGCAACAGAATGCATGAATGGATCGCCGGGAATCTTCGGGCCTGTGGCGGCACATATCAGACTTGTATATGCGCAATTCCATATTTGGGCCGGAAACAAGGCCTCGTGACGGTCACGTGCGACCCGAAGAATTTAGAGCACATTTTGAAGGTTAGGTTTGATAATTACCCCAAGGGGCCCACGTGGCAAGCTGTTTTCCATGATTTACTTGGGCAAGGCATCTTCAATTCTGACGGTGACACGTGGCTCTTCCAACGTAAGACTGCCGCACTGGAATTCACTACCCGGACACTTAGGCAAGCCATGGCTCGATGGGTGAGTCGAGCGATCAAGAATAGGTTTTGCCCCATTCTGGAGACGGCTCAGCGTTCGGGCGAGTCTGTTGATCTCCAGGACCTGCTGTTACGGCTCACTTTTGACAACATATGCGGCTTGACTTTTGGGAAGGACCCGCAGACCTTGTCTCCGGGGCTACCGGAGAACAGCTTCGCGTCGGCTTTTGATCGAGCCACTGAAGCTACTTTGCAACGCTTTATCCTGCCGGAGTTTGTTTGGAAATTGAAAAAATGGGTCCGGCTAGGAATGGAAACCAGCCTGAGCCGGTGTTTAGGACACGTGGACGATTACTTGACCCAAGTCATCAACACTCGCAAGCTCGAATTGATGAGTCAACAAATCGGTGGGTCCCCACATGATGACTTATtatccaggttcatgaagaaaaaAGAGTCTTACACCGATGAATTCCTAAGAAACGTGGCACTCAATTTTATCCTAGCTGGACGCGACACGTCATCTGTGGCGCTGAGCTGGTTTTTCTGGCTGGTGACTTCCAGCCCACGAGTGGAAGAGAAAATCTTGATTGAACTGAGCTCCGTATTAATGGAAACTCGTGGTAGTGATATTTCGAAATGGGTTGAAGATCCCCTAGTGTTTGAAGAAGTTGACCGATTGATATACCTTAAGGCGGCGTTATCCGAGACACTTAGGCTGTACCCTTCAGTGCCGGAAGACTCTAAGCACGTTGTGGCAGATGACATATTGCCGGATGGAACGTTCGTCCCTGCAGGCTCGAGTATTACCTACTCCATTTACTCGGCGGGCCGAATGAAGTTTATTTGGGGAGACGATTGCCTCGAATTCAAACCAGAAAGATGGTTGTCCGAGGATGGCAAGAAATTCCAACCCAAGGATCAATTTCAATTCGTGGCGTTTAATGCGGGACCAAGGATTTGTCTAGGGAAGGATTTGGCTTATTTGCAGATGAAGTCGATCGCAGCGGCCGTGCTGCTCCGCCACCAGCTCAAGGTGGCACCGGGGCACAAGGTGGACCAAAAGATGTCCTTGACATTGTTCATGAAGGATGGCTTGAAGGTGAATGTGTATCCCAGAGACATGGCTCCAATGCTCGGCAAAATCAGCAAAGATTGTCTCAAAATGGAGGAGCCCCTCGCTAATGGTACTTCTCATACCCATTTGGATACTATTAATGGGGTTGATTAA